The region GTAGTGTACCGGCGAACATCACTGGAATGATTCCCAGCAACGTGTCGAGCGTGACCAGTTCCGAGCGCATCCAGTAGGTGAGCAGCAGAAAAACCAGCCACTCGCCCAGCGTGGCCGCCAGAACAGTCAGAAAAGCCTGAAAAATACCGCTGTCACCAAACGAGCGCCGCACGAACAGGACCAGAAGCGCGCCCCCGGCGACACCCGCCGCATGCAGACCGAGCATCCCACCGCCCAGCAGATCCTGCGCCAGTCCCACTCCGTAGGAAGCCAGCAGTGCGGGCAGGGCGGGTATGCGCCAGGCCAGCGCTGCACCTGTCAGCAGAAACAGGTCGGGCGCCGGCAGGCCCAGGGTATCGAACAGGCGAGACAGCAGCCCCTGCACCACGACCAGGGCAAAGATGTACAGCGTCGGCCGGACCCAGCGCGCTGACCCCCGGTGCGCCCGGGCCGAAGCCCTCACACACCCTCCAGGATTGTCACGTCTTCAATCACGCCGACATCAATGGCTGGCTTCACGATAACGCTGCGGTTCACGTCATTTGGCCCGAGGGGCAATACCTTTTCGACGGTGCCAACCCGGATTCCCACCGGATACAGTCCACCGATACTGCTGGTGACCAGAACGTCCCCCTTCTTGACCGGCACACTGCGCGAAAACTCGGCCTTCATGCGGTCAGGCGGCAGCCCGTGTGCCAGTCCGCGCCCGCCCTTGCTCCCCTGAAGTGTGACGCCCACGCTGCTTTCCGGGTCCACCAGGGCGACCACGGTGGACTGACTTTCACTGACGCCCGTGACCTGACCAACCAGGCCGCCCGGTACGGTAACAGGCATCCGGAGTCGGACACCGTCACGCTTGCCCTTGTTGAGGGTCAGCCGGGCCAGGAGGGCGCTGGGGTCCACTGCAATCACCTGTGCAATGCCCAGGGCGTTGGGCGCCTGCGTGGCCGTGATTTTCTCCAGCTGGCGAAGGCGCATGACTTCACGGGTCAGCATCTCGTTGCGCTGCCGAAGCTCGTCGTTCTGTGCCTGAAGCCTGCGCAGGTCGGCGTTCAACCGGCGTTCCTCGAACAGCGTCGAATAGGCGCGGCGCAGGTTATCTGCGGCCACCACCCCGATCCGGCTGACCGGAGCAGTGGCGGCGCGCAGGGCAGTCGGCGCCACTGCCTGGAACCGCAACAGCAGCAGACTGATCAGCAGCAGGCCCACAAAGACCAGCAGGAGCCGGGGCCGTTCCTTCACGCGCCGTGCACCTCATCCCAGACCGGCACGCCAGCGCGGCGTAACAGGGTAATGACCACGCTGAGCGGAAAACCCACCACGTTGGTGTACTCGCCCTCGACCCGGGAGACCAGCGAAGCTCCGAGCGCCTGAATGCCGTAACCACCCGCCTTGTCCATTCCTTCGCCGCTACGGGCATAGAAGGAAATCTCGGCTGCGGTCAGGGGACGGAAGGTCACGTCGGTGCGGGCCACCTCTACCTGCTCCGTGCCTCTGTGCAGGGCGGCCACGCCGGTAAACACCTGATGGCTGCGGCCGGACAGCACACGCAGAAACGCCTCGTTCTCGCTGGTGTCCGCCGGTTTGGCCAGCAGAACGCCTTCACAGGCGACCACCGTGTCTGCTGCCAGCACCACACTCTCCGGGTGCAGTCTGGCCACCGAGCGGCCCTTGAGGAGTGCCAGCTCTGCCGCCAGCCGTGCCGGATCGGTCTCGGTGCTGTCCTCGTCCTCGCCACTGACGACCACCTGAAACGGCACGCCCAGGTTTTCCAGCAGTTCCCGGCGTCTGGGACTGCCGGACGCCAGCACCACGCCCGGATGCCCTGAGGGCATTAGTAGCCCTCGCCGCTCTGCGCGCCAGAAACCAGCGCAACACCACCAGAGGTGCCCAGGCGGGTCGCGCCCGCCGCGATCATCTCTTGCGCGTCGGCGGGCGTGCGGACCCCCCCGGCAGCCTTGATCTGGGCGCGGCCGGCAATGGTGTCGCGCATCAGCGCAACGTCTGCAGGGGTCGCGCCACCCGTTCCGAACCCCGTGCTGGTTTTGACAAAATCCGCCCCGCCAAGCACGGCTGCCTCGGTGGCCCCGCGTTTCTGCTCGTCGCTGAGGTAACACGTCTCGATAATCACCTTCAGTACGTGCTCCGGTATCGCGCGCCGTACCGCTCGGACATCCGCCTCGACGGTGTCCCAGTCGTTGTTCAGTGCGGCACCGATATGAATGACCATATCGACCTCGTGGGCGCCGGCTTCCACACTCAGGCGCGCCTCCACGGCCTTCTGCTCGCTGGACACGGCACCCAGGGGGAAGCCGCACACCGTGGCCACCTTGACCGCGCTGCCCTCCAGTTCGGCGACAGCCTGAGGCACGAACACCGGGTTTACGCAGACCGCGTAGAAGGAATGCTCCCGCGCTTCGGCGCACAGGGTGCGGATATCAGCAGAGGTGGCGGTGGCTTTCAGGAGGGTGTGGTCAATGTACGGCGCGAGCTTCACGCCCCTCAGCATACGCGGGGTGGACTAAGAAAAATAAAGAAACACCTGCTTGCACGCTACCCTGGAAGCATGACCGAACCCCAGCGTATAGAGCCCGGTGCGACCTTCCCCGAATTCAGCCTTCCCGACGCGAGCGGAAAGGCGCACCGTCTTTCCGAGTATGCCGGCCGGTACGTGGTGCTCTACACCTACCCCAAAGACGACACTCCCGGGTGCACCAAGGAAGCCTGCGACTTTCGCGACCACACCCTGCTCAAATCCCTGAATGCCGTGATTCTCGGCGTCAGCCGGGACGATGCCAGCAGCCACGCCCAGTTTGCCGAGAAGTACAGCCTGCCGTTCCCGCTGCTCAGTGACCCGGACGCCGAGTTCCTGAAGAGCATCGGCTCGTACGGCCCCAAGACCCTGTACGGCAAGGTGACCGAAGGGGTCAAGCGTCAGACGTTCCTGATCGGCCCGGACGGACGTCTGGTCAAATCATGGCTGGCCGTCACGGTGGACGGTCATGCCGACGCTGTCGCGGACGCGATCCGGGAACACCAGTCGAAGGAACCGGTTGCATGAGCGATCTGGAGGCACTGAAAAAAGAGGCCGCGGTGCGCGCCGCAGCTCTGGTCGAAAGCGGCATGCGGGTCGGCCTGGGGACGGGCAGCACGGCCAAGTACGCCATCGAGGAACTCGGACGCAGGATCGCCAGCGGTGAACTGAAGGACATAGTGGGGGTGGCGACCAGTGAGGCCAGCGACCAGCTGGCGCGGCAGCTCGGAATTCCGGTTGAGCCGCTTGATCCTCGTCCCCTGGATATTGCCATTGACGGCGCCGATGAAATAGACCCGAAGCTGAACCTGATCAAGGGCCTGGGCGGCGCCCTGCTGCGCGAGAAGCTGACCGAGGTTCAGGCCCGGCGCTTCATTGTGATTGCTGACCACACCAAGACGGTCACGCACCTGGGCGAGAAAGCTCCAGTGCCTGTAGAAATCGCAAAGTTCGGGTTCCTGAGCACCATCGAGCGCCTCAGGGCCATGGGGCTCGGAGGCCGGTTGCGTCAGCCCGGAGCGCAGCCGTACGTGACCGATAACGGCAACCACATCTTCGATGCGCAGCTGCCTGAGTCCTTCGACCCGGCCACCCTGGAACGGCAGTTGAAAGGCACGCTGGGCGTTGTGGAGACCGGGTTCTTTCTGGGCATGGCCGAGCGCGCCTTCGTGGCCTCACCGGATGAGGTCCGGGAACTGACTCCGGTTTAATTTCAGCATGAAGAGTGGGGCGGCCGGACGTGGCCGCCCTTTTTCATTCAGTCCGGAGGCTTCCGAGCTGCCTCGCCAGTTCCTCTGGCGCCTGCGTGGGCAGCTGACAGGCATGATTCACGCAGACGTAGGCTGTTCCTCCGCCGCGGCGCCCTTCGAGCACGGGCAGGTTGCCTCCAGGCTCGGTAAAGGCGAGCGCGGTAAAGGGCAGCGGAAAGCGGGCCGCCACCCGTTCCAGGGGCGCCCTCTCGGCGGCTGTGCCAAGAATGGCGACTTCGGTATGTCCGGCGTGCAGGAATGCAGCCGCCCGCCACAGGCCGCCGAATCCCGACGGAGCCGCCTGCATGTCGGTGCGGAAACTCTGCACCGTGCGCCGGGCGATGGCCTCGGCCTCCTGGTCTGCAAAGTAGCGGTGCATCCACAGCCCCAGCAGGGCCGCCGCCGCATTGTCCGACAGGACCGCCGAGTCGAAACCCTGCACCTGGCGCGACAGCAGGGGCTCCGCCTGGCCTCCTGTGGAATGGAAGACCCCAGCATCCTCGTCCCAGAAGTCCCGGCGGACCAGGGTCCAGAGTTCCCGGGCCCACTCCAGGTGACCCAGATCACCGCCAGCCTGAAACAGAGCCACCAGGCCCAGGCCATACAGCGCGTGGTCCTCCAGCAGACCCTCGACCCTGGCCTGCCCGTCTTTGAAGGTGTGCCGCAGCGTGCCATCCGGCAGCCTGAGTTCACGCCTGACAAATTCAGCGTTCTGACGGGCGATTTCAAGGTAGCGGGGCTCTCCGAGCACACGTGCGGCATCGGCGAAGGCTGCCAGCGCCAGTCCGTTCCAGGAGGTCAGCACCTTGTCGTCGGTACCCGGCTGGGTTCGCTGCTCACGTGCCTCCAGCAGCCGCGCGCGAGCCTGATCCACGCGGCTGTGGAAGGCCTGGGGATCTTCGCCCAGGTCGCGGGCCAGTTGCTCCAGCGGCGTCGGCAGGTGCAGCACGTTCCGGCTGCCGTACTCCCGGCGGTGCGGATCAAGGAAGTTGCCCTGGTCGGTCACACCGTAGACCCGCTCGATCAGGGCAGAATCGCCGCCCAGCACCGCCCGGATTTCAGCCGGGGTCCACGTGAAGGTCAGCCCTTCCACACCGCCGTGGTCGGTGGGTGTATCGGCGTCCTGGGCGCTGTAGAACCCGCCGGCAGGGGAGAGCATCTCGCGCTCCAGATAGGTCAGCGTTTCCCGCGCCAGACGGGCGAAATCCTCGTCGTCCGTATGCTGGTAGGCCTGCACCAGAACACGGGTCAACTGCGCGTTGTCATACAGCATCTTCTCGAAATGAGGCACCAGCCAGCGCTCGTCCACGCTGTACCGGTGGAAGCCGCCGCCGAGCTGATCGTAGATGCCCCCAGCCGCCATACGCCTCAGGGTATGCAGCGCCATGTCACGTCCCTCGGGGCGGGTCAGCAGGAACTCCAGCAAGGTCGGGGCCGGGAACTTGGGCGCGCCACCAAATCCGCCCAGGTCCGCGTCAAACACCCTTCGGAGTTTATCCGGAGCCTGCTGAAGAAAACCGGCCGGAAGGTCCCCCTGCGATGGCCGGGGCCGGCTGGCCTCGCGGATGTGATCGGTCAGCGCCCGGGCATTCCCGGTCAGCTTTTCGCGGTCGTTCTGCCAGGCGTTGGCGATACTGGCCAGCAGGCGCCGGAAGCTGGGCAGGCCGTAGCCGTCCTGAGGCGGAAAGTATGTGCCAGCGTAAAACGGTTCGCCGTCCGGGGTCAGAAAGACGGTCATGGGCCAGCCGCCCTGCCCGGTCATGGCCTGCGTGGCTGTCATGTACACCGCGTCCACGTCCGGCCGTTCCTCACGATCCACCTTGACGCACACGAAGTGCTCGTTCATCTGGGCTGCGGTCGCCTCGTCCTCAAACGACTCGTGAGCCATGACATGACACCAGTGGCAGGTGCTGTATCCCACCGACAGCAGCACCGGCAGGTCACGCTGCCGGGCTTCAGCGAACGCCTCGGGGCTCCAGGGCCACCAGTTCACCGGGTTGTCCTTGTGCTGCAGAAGATACGGGCTGGATTCGGATGCCAGACGGTTCATGTCTCCGAGCGTAGAGGCGCCGGATGAGCGGCTGCGCCACACCATGGTCAGTACATCTTCCGGGGAGGTTTACCCTTGGCAGAGGTTCACAGATCGCGTGGACATGCGGCAGAAATTGGGCAATTGCGGGGCGGTGCGGCGTCCAGTCTCAGTCCTGGGGCGCTGGTCTTCCATAGTTTCCACATTGCCCCGGCGCTTTCATGACGGTTTCAGCAGTTCGCGGATATACGGCAACGTGCCCATTCAAATCTCCGCGCTGGTTCGCTCAACGGCCCGACTGGATTTGTTTTTCCTTTCCCAGATGCTCAGCGGAAGTGGCCGACTGGCCGACAGGTGCTGCCCGCACGCCCCATTCCCGATAGACTCTCTGACTATGGACTTGAAGGCACAACTCAAAGCTGCTGTGGAGGCTGCCGCCCAGAGCATGGGCATACCGGTGGACGCAGCTATTCAGGACACCCCGGCTTCCAAGCCGGGCGATTACGGCACCCCAGCGGCGTTTCAGATGGCGAAGAGCGCCGGTGGAAACCCGGCCCAGATTGCTGCTCAGCTGGCCCAGACGGTGCAGCTGCCCACGGGCATCAAGCGTGTGGAAGCGGCCGGGCCGTTCCTGAACTTCTTCCTGGACACGGCGATGTTCGTGCGCGACGTGGTGGAAAATCCCTTTGTCATGCCGTCTCTGGGCGGCAAGGTGGTTATTGAGCACACCAGCGTCAACCCCAACAAGGAACTGCATGTGGGCCACCTGCGCAACGTGGTGCTGGGCGACAGCATGGCGCGCATCTTCCGTGCCGCCGGCCACACCGTGGAGGTTCAGAACTACATCGATGACACCGGGCGCCAGGCCGCCGAGGCCCTGTTTGCTATCAACCATTACCACCGGGAGTGGGACGGAACTCAGAAGTACGACCACTGGCTGGGAGAAGGGTACGTTCGCCTGAATGCCGACCCCGCCAAACCCGACCTGGAAGAGGGCATCAGCGCGATCATGCACCGCCTGGAAGCCGGCGTTTTGCGCGGAGAGGTCGAGAAGGTCGTGACTGCGCACCTGCAAACCTGCTTCCGCCTGGGCGCCCGCTACGATCTGCTCAACTGGGAGTCGGACGTGGTCGGCAGTGGTTTCCTGACGCAGGCCATGAACATCCTGGAGAGCAGCCGCTACACGTCCAGGCCAACCGAGGGGAAGTACGCCGGCGCCTTTGTGATGGACGTCTCCGAGTTCATGCCAGGTCTGGAAGAATCCAATGTGGTGCTGGTGCGTTCCGACGGCACGGCCATGTATGCCGCCAAGGACATCGGGTATCAGTTCTGGAAGTTCGGTCTGTTCGAGGGAATGAAATTCAAACCGTTCATGACTGATCCCGACGGCAACACCGTGTGGACCAGTGCTCCGGACGGGGAGCCCGACGTGCAGCGCCGCTTCGGCCACGCCGACGAGGTCATCAATGTGATCGACTCGCGTCAGGATCACCCGCAGACGGTGGTGCGCTCCAGCCTGGGGGTTGCGGGCCAGTACGAGAAGAAGGACCGCAGTATTCACCTGTCCTACGCCTTCGTGACTCTGGAAGGACAGACCATCAGTGGCCGCAAGGGCATTGCCGTGAGCGCTGACGACGCCATGGACGAGGCCGAGAAGCGTGCGCTCGCGGCCCTGACCGAACTCAACCCGGATCTGGCTGCCCGCGAGGACGCGGCCGAGATTGCCCGGCGAATCGGTATCGGTGCAATCCGCTTTGCCATGTTGAAGGCCGAACCCACCCGCAAAATCGACTTCCGCTGGGAGCAGGCCCTGGCCCTGAACGGCGATACCGCGCCCTACGTGCAGTACGCCGCTGTCCGTGCCGCCAGCATTCTGCGCAAGGCCCAGGAGGCCGGGCACAACATTAACGGCAGCGGCGCCGACTGGGACGCGCTGCCGGATGTGGACCTGGCCCTGGCCAAGATGGTGGCCCGCCTTCCTGAAGTGGTCGCTCAGAGCGTGCGAGTCCACTCTCCGCACGTGGTGGCCCAGTACGCGCTGGACCTGGCGACGGCTTTCAATGCCTGGTTCAATGCCAAAGACCGGCAGGGCAAACCGGCCACGAATGTGCTTCAGTCCGAGCCCGGCCTGCGCGAAGCCCGCCTCGCGCTGGTCGGTCGCCTGCGCCGCGCCTTCGAGGAAACGCTGGACCTGATCGGCATTGAGGTTCCCGCCGCGATGTAAGGCAGCATAAGGAAAGGGGGCTGGGCACATGCATGTGCCCAGCCCCCCTTTTTGGGGACTCAGTGTTTGCGTGCCGTCGTGCCCAGTTCAAGCCTCTGGAAAAAGGAGGTGATGCGCCGTGCCATGTCCTGGGAGAACCGGTTGGCACCGAGGTGCGGTCCACTGAGGGTCACGAACTCACTGAGCTCCGGCTGGGCCAGAGCATACAGCCGCTCACTGTTGGAGTGCAGGGGAACCGTGGCGTCATCGGGGCTTCCCGCCACGAACAGCGGCAGCATGGGCGCCAGATGCGCCTGATGCAGCGGGTCCAGATCCGTTGGAGGTGGGCCGGTCAGGCGGTAAGCAGCGCTGATCTCGTTCCGGCGGCTGGTTGCTGTGCCCCAGGCGCCCCGCAGGTCGGCCCAGGCATCGACGAGGGCCAGGCCATGGACTGTGTAAGGGCTGCCCGGCAGGGCGCTGCGCAGCGCCATCAAGCCCCCCATGCTGAAGCCGACGGCATAGGTGCGGCTGTTCCACTTGAAACGTCCCGTAGCTTCGAACTGTGTCTGGGCCACCTGGGTCAGGGCGTCCGGGCTGCCCCAGGTGGTGGGGCCTCCGTCACCGCTGATCAGTACGGCAAAGCGGGCCTTGAGCAGGCTTTCGCTGAGGGTCAGGATTCCGGAGCTGCGGACCATCCGGTCAGCGTCCTGGGCCCGGGGGTGCGAGATGATGACCAGCGGGCAGGAGGTGACCTGACAGCGGTCCGGCACCAGCAGGTATGACCGGACGCCCAGCACGTCCAGTGGTTGGGCAGTCCGGGTGGTTCCGGCTGGAGCAGCCTGAACCGCTGGAGGGGGCGAAGTAGTGGCAGTGGCCGCCTGGGCGTTCAGGGGCGTCCAGGCCACCAGCAGAGTCAGAAGCAGAGATCGTCGCGAAAGTTGCACTGGCGCGTACTGTAGCGCGGTTCGTCTGACGGTGGCCTGACGGGATGACAGCGGTCTCAGCGGCCAAACACCCAGGTGCTGAGGCGGGTACGCAGCAGGGCGCGTCCGAGGATGGCCGGGACCAGCAGTGCGACCAGGGCATAGATGACAACCTGCGCCAGCATGAGAGCGGGTGGGCCGAGCGGTGCCCGCCATAATTCCAGGGCCTGAAGGACCGCCGGATGCAGCAGGTAGATCTGAAGACTGACCGTGCCCAGGGTCGCGACCGCAACCCGCACCCTGTCAGGCCCACGCTGCAGCCGGTGGGCAAGCCCCATCAGGGCCAGAGCCACCAGCGCCGTAAATGTCCAGCTCAGCGTGCTGTAAATCAGCGGCGTGACTCTTTCTCCACGTACGTAGGCCAGGGCCACCGGCAGGTACAGGGCGTACGCGGCTGCCAGCAGCGGCAGCAGAATGACGCGCCGCCGCCGCCACCAGTCCTCGAACTCCCCGAAGCGTGCGCCCACGGCGACACCCAGGGTGATGGGCAGGACATACCAGAATGCAGTGCTGGCCGGGAACTGCAGGTGCAGCACTTCCTTGTTCAGGAAATAAGCTCCAATCTGAGCGGCCAGTCCAGCGAGCAGCGCAACACTGACGCTAGGCCGGCGGCGCGCCAGGGGAAGCAGCAGAGGCAGCACCAGATAGACCTCCAGTGCGACCAGCAGGAAATACAGATGATAACTGCCCTTGCCGTACGCCAGCCAGGTCCACCACCTCTGGGGATCTTCGAGGCTGGCAGCGTCGCGCTGGCCGGTCCAGACATACCAGAGGATATACAGCACGCTCCACAGGAGGTACGGCCAGCCGCCCCGGGTCAGGCGCCGCCAGTAGTACTGCCCCGGGTTGAAGCGCCTCAGCAGGCTGTTGGTCAGAACCACGCACGACAGAAACACGAAGGCCGGCACAGCGAAATGCAGGCTGCGGTTCAATATCGTCAGCGCGTCGTGGGTGAGGCTGCCGGGGGTAGCGTGCCGGAGCGCCATGCCACTGGCATGGTGGCCGACCACCTCCAGGATGGTCAGGCCCCGGAACACATCTATGGCACTCAGGCGGTCAGAAGCGGCCGCTGTGTCCGTGGCGGAAGGTGGGGAAGAAGCGTCAGTCATAGAGACCTGCCGCGCAAAAGACACACATCGCCCGAGCATGCCACGTCAGAGGGACCGTAAGGTGAAACCCCGGTGACTCAGGACCGGCCTCTCACCTCAAAGCCTGCCCCGGTCAGGATCCCGGCGGCGCGCTGCACTTCCTCGGGGCTTTCCAACCCGAGCCGCAGCGCGCCGCCCTCCTCACGGATGGCCAGCACCTCGATGTCCTTGATATTGACGCCTTCTGCCCCTAAGGCCTGGGTTACTGCTCCAATCTGGTTCGGCCTGTCCGGCACGGCGACCACCAGGTCGTGTTTCTGCGGCAGCAGGCTGCGTTTGACCACCGGCAGGCTGTCGCGTGTGCGCTTGCCCTCGTAGGCAGCGGCCAGCAGTTCTTCAGGTTCGTCGAGGTCCGCCTCCAGGCGTTCGAGCTGCCGCCGGAAGCGCTCGAGTGCGCAGCGCAGCGCCTCCTTGTTTTCCACGATCATGTCGCGGCTCATGCGCGGATCCCCACTGGCCACCCGGGTCAGATCGCGGAAGCCCCCCGCTGCCAGCAGGCTCAGACGTTCGTCTCGCGCCACCATATGGGTCAGGGCCAGACTTGCCAGGTAGGGCAGATGGCTGATGGTGGCGACCAGGTCATCATGCGCTGCGGGTGGCATCACCACAGGAGCAGCTCCCAGATGCTCGACCAGCGTGCGTGCCCGGCTCAGTGCGGTCAGCGGCGTGTGGTCGGTGGGGGTCAGCACCCATACGGCGTTTTCCAACAGTGCGGCGCGGGCGTGCACTACGCCGCCGCGTTCACTGCCAGCCATGGGGTGACCGGGCACAAAATGGCGCACACCCAGCCGCTCCATCTCGGCTGCGATACCGCTCTTGACGCTGCCCACATCAGTGACCAGGGCGGCGGGATTCAGGAAGGGCGCCAGCTCACGGGCCAGCGGTTCCAGAGCGCGCATGGGAGCTGCCAGAACAACCAGGTCCGCCTCGCGCAGCCACTCGCCAGGACTGATACGAACCTCGTCCACTACGCCAAGGGCCTCGGCCTCGCGCAGCACATCCATGCTGGCGTCCAGGCCGACCACACGGCGCGCCAGGAACCGCTGACGCAGGCCAAGCGCCACACTGCCCCCGATCAGCCCCACGCCTGCGACCACCGCCGTATCGAACAGGGGCGGAGGGGTTGCGGGCACGGCACGGTCACTCATATGGCGAGGCTAGCACGCGTTTTTCGCCTTCTGCTGCTGGCAGGCCAGACACGGCCATGCTGGTGCGGCAACCCGGCGCCGGGAGCCTGCTACAGTCCTGGTCGTGCCCGGCCCCGAAGTGCTTCTCTACGGTCTTCCACTTGCCTTTCTGGCTGGATTTATTGACGCTGTTGCAGGTGGTGGCGGCACCATCACGCTTCCTACGCTGTTTTTTATGGGGCTGAGCCCCGCGCAGGCGGTGGCCACCAACAAACTGCTGGCCATTTTCGGCTCGGGCAGCGCCACCGTGCAGTACTGGCGCAAGGGCCATGTGGACCGTGACCTGGTGGTGCGGCTGATCCCGCTGGCGCTGGCGGGAAGTGCGCTGGGTGCCTACCTGGTACATTTCATCGACCCCGACGCCTTTCGGACGCTGGTGGGAATAGTGATTCTGGGCGTGGGCGCGCTGGTACTGGTCAACAAGCGCTTTGGTATGGAAGACCGGTTTCCGGGGCTGACCACCCGTGTCCTGGCCCTGACCCTGCCGGGTGCGTTTGTGATCGGTCTCTATGACGGCTTCCTTGGCCCCGGCACCGGCACGTTCCTGATGTTCCTGTTCGCGCTGGTGGGCTTCAACCTGGTCCGTTCCAGTGGCAACGCCCGCACCATCAACTTTGCCACCAATCTGGGCGCCTTCCTCTTTTTCCTGGTCGGCGGGCAGATGGTCTGGTGGATCGGCCTGCCCATGGGGGTGGCGAACGCCCTGGGAGCGGCCCTGGGCGCCCGCATGGCTATGCTGCGCGGCAGCGGTTTCGTGAAGGGCATGTACGCCCTGATTGTGCTGCTGGTGGCGGCCCGCCTCTTCCTGGTTCATTAATGTCTGCGCGTCAATGGTGAGGCCTGCGGGGTGCGCGTGTTCTGCAGACGCCAGAATGCCGCCATGACCGACACCGCAATGCAGGGCATGCAGCAGGCTATTCTCGCCGGGGGCTGTTTCTGGTGCACCGAGGCCGTGATGAAGGACCTGCGTGGGGTTCATAAGGTAGAAAGCGGCTATATCGGCGGCCATACGGCGCGGCCGGACTACCGCAGCGTATGCAGTGGCACGACCGGTTATGCCGAGGCCGTGAGGGTGACCTTCGACCCGGCCCAGGTGAGCTTCCGCGACCTGCTGGGGCTGTTTTTTGCAACGCACGACCCCACCACGCTCAATCGGCAGGGCGCCGACGTGGGGACGCAGTACCGCAGCGCTGTGTTTCCGCTGACCCCGGAGCAGGAACGCGAGACCCGTGAGATGATTGCCGACCTGAACGCTCAGAACATTTTCGAGGCGCCGATCGTGACCACCATCGAACCGGCCTCTGAATTTTTCGTGGCCGAGGCCTATCACCAGGACTACTACGCCAATAACCCGAATGACGGTTACTGCCGGGCGGTCATAGCACCGAAGGTCGCCAAGCTGAGGCAATACTACGGGGAGAAACTTCGCGCCTGAACAAGAAAAGCAGGGCCCGCACGTTAAGTTGTGCGGGCCCTGCTTCCTAAACTTACTGGCGCAGGCTGGTCAGCCGCTCCTTGATGTCTTTACGAAACCGTTCTGCCACCGGAAAGGTGAGATAGGACTCGAGGAGCTCCGCCTCCGGTGCCTTGGCATACACCATATCGAACAGGTCGCCTACCGTCGGCGCCAGTGGATCGCCTGGAAGATAGGTGACGGCGTCACCGCGCCCAACGGTGCCCCCGGCCAGAACCCGGGTGTAGAAGCCGGGCCGGCGTTCCTGGGCAAACCGCTTCACGAAACCCGCGTCAGCCATGTGAGCACCCAGGGTGTCGCAGGGGATTCGGGGTGCCGTGACTTCCAGCACGACGGCCTCGCCGTCCAGGCGACGTAACTCCAACCGGTCGCCCACCCGCACCTGAGCGGATTCCAGGCCGCTGACCACCAGATTTTCGCCAAAGGTTCCCGGAATCTGCTCAGCGCCCATTCGCTCGGCCCAGGCGTCATAGTCCTCGCGGGTATACACATACACCGCCTGATCCGCGCCCCCGTGGTAGCGGCGGTCCATGACCCGGTCACCTTCGAGCCCGGCAGGGGTGACGCGCACCCGGCCCGGCACCGCGTGTTTGACGATGCCGGTGACCTTGGTGCGGTTGCCCACCTGCAGGGCTGTAGGTTGCCCCACATTCACGCTGATCACCTTCATGCTGGTCATGAGGGCAGGCTAGCAGGAAGTGTGAAGGTGCCCGTTCAAGGCTGCCCACTAGGCTGATCGCCATGCTGTTCCGCTGCTCACACCTGATTTCGCGTTGCTGGCGAATCCTGGTGTGGGCGTCCATGCTGGGCTGTTGGACAGAAGCCAGCGCGCGGGCCACTTTTCCTTCTGAAATTCGCAGCGCCGGGATAGGTGCCTTTCAGGTGCCCCTCGACCCTCTGCCTGCGCCCAATCGACTTGCCCTTGACGGCCTGGGGGTGGTGAGCCCCTGCCCCAGGCCTGAAGCTCCGCTGGACCGCATCCTGTACGACCATCTGGACGGCGAAGGAGCTGCGCTGAGCTGTGGCAATGCGTTTGCGTCGCTGGTGCACTTTCCGGACGCCGGGCCTC is a window of Deinococcus deserti VCD115 DNA encoding:
- the msrA gene encoding peptide-methionine (S)-S-oxide reductase MsrA; the protein is MTDTAMQGMQQAILAGGCFWCTEAVMKDLRGVHKVESGYIGGHTARPDYRSVCSGTTGYAEAVRVTFDPAQVSFRDLLGLFFATHDPTTLNRQGADVGTQYRSAVFPLTPEQERETREMIADLNAQNIFEAPIVTTIEPASEFFVAEAYHQDYYANNPNDGYCRAVIAPKVAKLRQYYGEKLRA
- a CDS encoding MOSC domain-containing protein; this translates as MTSMKVISVNVGQPTALQVGNRTKVTGIVKHAVPGRVRVTPAGLEGDRVMDRRYHGGADQAVYVYTREDYDAWAERMGAEQIPGTFGENLVVSGLESAQVRVGDRLELRRLDGEAVVLEVTAPRIPCDTLGAHMADAGFVKRFAQERRPGFYTRVLAGGTVGRGDAVTYLPGDPLAPTVGDLFDMVYAKAPEAELLESYLTFPVAERFRKDIKERLTSLRQ